One genomic region from Rosa rugosa chromosome 1, drRosRugo1.1, whole genome shotgun sequence encodes:
- the LOC133725187 gene encoding trihelix transcription factor ENAP1-like, with the protein MDDTEDDARYPPNVYGANHPQGYDSAQPPKLPARSGSFSRPVSHYEDDEDDEDEEDEELGEEEGHNGQNGYPSVHKDVGDDEDDDDEEGDEDEDEDDEEDDKSKVFKRIDDDDLQKHPKKRKLKSLISSYEFAPRVPAPSVPALPAPRQSHGGRNALTDWTEHETFVLLDAWGDRFLRRGKKSLRSEEWQEVAEKVSEVSKIERTDTQCRNRLDTLKKKYKKERVKFAETGGATSKWVYFKKMDMLMSSPQQQAGLSCGLDSGEYVFMNPRVYLNRANGLDEMRDSPGNSESAEGVEDESDGLPPKKRRFGRDNDERSSFRLLADSIQKFSDIYEKIEKSKRQQMVELEKMRMDFHRDLEMQKRQIMERAQAEIVKMRQADDEENDVSAENASG; encoded by the coding sequence ATGGATGACACTGAAGATGATGCAAGGTATCCTCCGAATGTGTATGGTGCAAATCACCCACAGGGCTATGATTCTGCACAGCCCCCGAAGCTACCTGCTCGAAGTGGTTCATTTTCTAGGCCAGTTAGTCATTATGAGGACGATGAGgatgatgaggatgaggaggatGAGGAGTTGGGTGAGGAAGAAGGCCACAACGGTCAAAATGGTTATCCTTCTGTTCATAAAGATGTTGGGGATGATGAGGATGACGATGATGAGGAGggtgatgaggatgaggatgaggatgacgAAGAAGATGATAAGAGCAAAGTCTTTAAGAGGATTGACGATGATGATTTGCAAAAGCACCCAAAGAAGCGCAAGTTGAAGAGTTTGATTTCAAGTTATGAATTTGCTCCTCGTGTACCTGCTCCATCGGTTCCAGCACTCCCTGCCCCAAGACAATCACATGGTGGCCGGAATGCACTTACAGATTGGACTGAGCATGAGACATTTGTTTTACTAGATGCTTGGGGTGACCGGTTTCTTCGGCGTGGGAAAAAGAGTCTTCGCTCTGAGGAGTGGCAAGAGGTTGCAGAGAAGGTGTCAGAGGTGTCAAAGATTGAAAGGACAGACACTCAGTGTCGTAATCGATTGGATACCCTGAAGAAGAAGTACAAAAAGGAGAGGGTCAAATTTGCAGAGACTGGAGGTGCTACTAGCAAGTGGGTATATTTCAAGAAGATGGACATGTTAATGTCATCGCCACAACAGCAGGCTGGTCTCTCTTGTGGTTTGGACTCAGGAGAGTATGTTTTCATGAACCCTAGAGTGTATTTGAACCGTGCAAACGGGTTAGATGAGATGAGGGATAGTCCAGGGAATTCAGAATCTGCTGAGGGAGTGGAGGATGAGTCAGATGGGCTACCACCCAAGAAGAGAAGGTTTGGAAGGGACAATGATGAGCGATCTTCCTTTAGATTGCTTGCTGATTCTATTCAGAAATTCAGTGACATATATGAGAAGATTGAAAAAAGTAAAAGGCAGCAGATGGTAGAGCTAGAGAAGATGAGGATGGATTTCCATAGGGATTTGGAAATGCAGAAAAGGCAGATTATGGAGAGAGCACAGGCCGAAATTGTGAAAATGCGGCAGGCTGATGATGAGGAGAATGATGTGTCTGCTGAAAATGCTAGTGGGTAA